Within the Candidatus Saccharibacteria bacterium oral taxon 488 genome, the region TTCACTGAGTACTTCCGCCACCGCACTGCCAAATCCGCCGGCGATTTGCCCTTCTTCTGCTGTCACCACACGGCCGCACTTTTGGGCGGCAGCAATGACCGCTGCTTCGTCCAGCGGCTTGATAGTGTTAAAATGCACGACTTCTGCCTGAACGCCGGCGTACGCCAATTGTTCTGCCGCCATGAGCAGCTGATACGTCATCGTGCCAGTACCGAGTAACGCCACATCGGTACCCTGCCGCAGTACAGACGCCTGGCCAATCAGCGCTTCGCCATCCAAAAACAGCGGCATATCAGCTCGCGGCAACCGCACGTAATTTGGCCGCGGATCAGCTGCCATCACTGCTGCCATCATTTCGGCCTCGTAGGCATCGCCCGGTGCCAAGACTACCATGTTTGGTAAACTCCGCATCAGCGCGATGTCCTCTAACATCTGGTGCGTCGCACCATCCGCACCAACATTCAGCCCGGCATGTGAACCGACCAGCTTGACCGGCTGATCATTCAGGCAAATCGTCGT harbors:
- a CDS encoding transketolase family protein; amino-acid sequence: MSVLRDDWRTGNTASMRLGFGRGLVHAALNNSQIVALSADLADSVGFGEFAEQIGAPRFIEVGVAEQNLVTVASGLAAMGNIPFAASYAAFSPGRNWEQIRTTICLNDQPVKLVGSHAGLNVGADGATHQMLEDIALMRSLPNMVVLAPGDAYEAEMMAAVMAADPRPNYVRLPRADMPLFLDGEALIGQASVLRQGTDVALLGTGTMTYQLLMAAEQLAYAGVQAEVVHFNTIKPLDEAAVIAAAQKCGRVVTAEEGQIAGGFGSAVAEVLSEKLPVKIKRIGVRDQFGESGSVAELWQKHGLDVEAVVRHVKDDLSFI